In the Blautia coccoides genome, AACCGTCCGAATTTTTCACAGAGCTTTACTGCAAAAGGGTCCGGGTAGCGGTTGAATTCCACCTGTTCCACAGCCTTCAGAACATCCCTGCGGATATCATCCGGCAGGTTCTGGAAGCTCTCATTTGCGTCCAGGCGAACATTGTATATCTCCGTTACCGGTTCATATATCTCCAGTCTCTTCAACTTCTCCGGGATCGTATACGCCATGATCTACGCCTCCTTTGCCCTGCGCTTCTGCACATCATTTTCCATCTTGTCGATCAAACTCTCGATTTCCTTTTTCCGCAGCTTCATGCTGGCAATATTTACGATCAGTCTGGCACTGACCGGACATACGTCCTCTGCCACCACCAGGCCATTCTCTTTCAGTGTGGTCCCAGTCTCCACAATATCCACAATGGCATCTGCCAGGCCCAGAACCGGAGCCAGCTCCACACTTCCCTCAATCTTTACAATATCCACATCCATACTCTTCTGCTCAAAGAAGTTCTTTGCCACGTTCACATATTTGCTGGCAATGGTCAGATTGTGATAGCCCTCGTACAGATTTTTCCCCTTTACGACTGCCAGTGCAAACCTGCATTTTCCGAATCCCAGGTCAGCCACTTCGTAAAAAGTACCACCTTTTTCCATGATCGTGTCTTTTCCCACAACACCCATGTCACAGACACCACTCTCCACATATGTCACCACATCTGCCGCTTTTGCAAGCACTACCTCTATTTCGCCGTCGCCTATGGGCATGATCAGCTTCCTACCCTTTTTCCTGGCATTGGTACAGTCATATCCCAGACGCTCCAGCATATCTATTGTCTTACTTTCCAGACGCCCTTTCGTCAGAGCGATTCTAATCGGTTTCATTTTTCTGCCTCCCAGTGAAAGATTCCAGCCCGCCCATTCAGGGCCGCCGTATCAGTTTTTTCTTGTTAAACAAACTGTGATATCTTCTCCCACCAGGTGTACTTTCGGTATCCCTCTCATTTTTGCATAATCAAAGGCTTCTTCCATGGTATCAAAAACACAGTTCTCCGTCAGCACGCCCTGGTCTTCCAGTGTCCTGCGGTGGTGGACTGCTTTTGACAAAAACTTCATATCCGGTGCGAACACCAGAATCTCCGGTATGGCCTCCGGCATGGGCTGAACCTTCTGGCTGGCCAGATCTACATTGATGCAGAAGCCCACAGAACAGTGGTCCTCCCCAAATTCTTTTATGAGTGTATCATAACGCCCGCCGGATAAAACCTGCTCTCCGATCCCCCGGAAATATCCCCGGAATATAAGATCCGTATAATACTCTGCCAGATTCACAAGGCCCAGGTCAATGATCACCTTATCCCCCAGCCCCAGTGTCTGCAGGTATTCATAGATTGTCTTCAGGTAATCCAGGCTCTCTCGCGCGCCGTTCTCATCAAACAGTTCATAGGCCTTTTCAAATACCTCTGAACCGCCGAACAGCCTGGGCAGTTTTAAAAGCGCCTGGGCTGCGCGGCTGTCCTGGTATTGTCCCAGCATATCGGTGAGAGAAGCATAGTTCTTCTGCTCGATCTGGAAACGTATATCTTCCTTTGTATCCTCATCCACATCCAGACTGTCCATGATCGCTTTGAAGTATCCAATATGGCACAACTCCAGACGGTATTTGCCACCGCTTATGATATCCAGGCTTCTGGATGCCAGCTCTACCACTTCCAGGTCACTTCTCAGGGGCACGCCACCGATCAGCTCAATACCTACCTGATTGATTTCTGTACTCTTTCCCTTCAGTTCGGGAAACATGCGGTAAATATTCTGGTTATAAAATAAACGGAGCGGCATCGGCATCCCTTTCAACCGGGTAGCCGCCAATCTGGCCGCGGGAACCGTACAATCCGGACGCAGCACCATAAGTCTTCCTTTATGGTCTGTGAGTTTGTACATGGACTCCTTGGGCAGATATTTTGCCGCCTTTCCAAACACATCATAAAATTCCAATGCAGGTGTCATCACCCGCCGATACCCCTGAGCGCCAAACAGGTCCTTCAGGGTCTTTGTCACCTGGGAACGCTGGTCGCACTCTCCAAACAGCAAATCTTTTGTTCCGTCCGGTGTAACCTTATCATAATATCTCATTTGCTGCCCCTGCCTTTCTGTTTTATTTTTCTTACTGTATGCTGCACATTCGCTGCGCTGTGATCTGTATAATGTCATTTATGCTCTGCCTTATCAATATATGTATTGGTGATGGTTTATCCCTCTGCCGTTTTGCGAGGAATTATACTCCGCTCACTTTAGCGTGCTACCATATTACCATCTGACCATAAAGTTGTCAACAAGCTTTTTGGGGAAATTACATATGTTTATGCAAAAAAACACCTTTCCGCTTATATCATTGCGGCCGGTCAGCTCCCTATGTTATACTGAATCCATATAAATACGCGGAACTGCCGCATGAAAATTAACGGAGGCTATATGAACAAGAAGCGGAAAATCTACATACTGGGATCAGCACTTGCTGTTGTTCTGGTTATCATTATTGCTTTCTACTTCTTCCACCAAATACGTCTTGGTGTGCAGGATGACAATCTGAGCAATCTGTCTGCTTTCGGCACCCAATTGGATGCGCATTTTAATGAGATGAACGACAAATATTTTTCCCTTCTGGAAAACTGCCTGGCGACTGTGCACAGCAGCAGCTATGACAGCCGTGAAGATATTCTTGACTATTTCAAGGACAGACATGATATCTGGAATTACCGTACAGCCGGAGTCATGGATAAAAAAGGGGAATATGTGACCATTGACGGGGATACCGGAAGGCTGAAAGATTTAAGCTTTACAGAAGAGAACGCGGGATACATAGATAATGACAGCATGAGTATTGTGAATTTCGGTATTGGAGATGAACTTCTATATTATGTTGAGCTTAAAGAAGGCATGGATGCCGCCTCTGAGATAGCCGGTATTTTTATAACACCTGCTTTTGATGAACTGGAATATCTTCTGGCACTGAATGTATACACAGAAGAGGGCTATGCCACGGTCATTGACCAGGAGGGAGATATCCTTCTCAAGCCCCATTATGAATACAACATGATGGTAACAGACAATTTTCTGGACAGCCTGGCGCTTTCTGACCAGGGAGGAGTGAAACCTAACATCCAGTTGGAACAGGATATGGCTGCCCGTGAATCCGGTTCCCTGATTTTTTCCCGGATGGGCAGGCGCAGCTATCTGGTGTATATGCCGGTGGGCAGCAGTTCCTGGTATCTGCTTGTCACCGTACCCGCTCATGTGCTGGAAACCACTGCGCGCTCTTTCCGCAATTTTATCATTGCCGCGATCCTTGTGACCATCGTCCTGCTGCTGTTCTTCTGTACCATCCATTTTACCGGAAGACAGCATATTATAGATGAAAAGAACAGGGAGATCCTGTCCAAAGAACAGATCAGCAAACAAAGGCTGGAGACAGCCCTGGAAGAGGCGAAACGGGCAAATCAGGCCAAATCCGTTTTTCTCTCCAATATGTCCCACGACATACGGACACCCATGAATGCCATAATCGGAATGACAAGAATCGCCCTCTCACATATAGATAAAAAAGAAAAAGTGCGGGACTGCCTTGTGAAGATTTCCGCCTCCTCGGCACATCTGTTGTCCCTGATCAATGATGTCCTCGACATGTCCAGAATCGAAAGCGGTAGACTTACACTGAACAGCGAACAATTTAACCTGAAGGATTTAATGGATACTTTGATCGGAATTATCCAGCCGCAGATCAGCAGCGGACATTTTGACTTTACTGTGGATATGAATGACGTGGAACACCTGGATCTCATCGGGGATCCTCTCCGTTTCAAACAGTTGTTTTTAAATATTGTGGGAAACTCTGTAAAATTCACGGACCCGGGCGGCAGGATCGCAGTAAAGGTACAGGAACTGCCCTCCCCTTCAGAAGATCCTGTGCGCCTGCGCTTTATTTTTTCTGACACAGGTATAGGTATGTCACCGGAATTTCTGAAACGGATGTTCCAGCCTTTTGAGCGCTCTGATGTGCCAAGAGCGTCTCAAATGGAAGGAACCGGCCTTGGCATGGCGATCACCAAAAATATCACGGAGTTAATGAAAGGAAGTATCCGCGCAGAAAGCAAAGAGGGTGAGGGAACCACATTTTATATTGAACTCCCCTTCCAAAAGGGTGCTCCCCAGCCATATCATCCTGATCCCTTTAAGGAACTTTCCCTTCCCCAGTCCGCTGCCTCTGACTCCGGCCATACAGGGAAGGATACTGACTATTCAAACCGTCATCTCCTTCTGGTTGAGGACAATGAGCTGAATCTGGAAATAGCAAAAGAACTTATCTCAGCCACAAATGTTCAGATCGACACTGCTGTAAACGGACAGGAGGCGCTGGATAAAGTATCTTCCTCGGCCCCGGGATATTACAGCCTTGTCCTGATGGACATCCGAATGCCCATCATGGACGGATATGAAGCGTGTCGCAGAATACGCAGGATCAACAGACCGGATCTGCAGGACCTGCCTGTCATCGCCATGACTGCCGACGCTTTTGCAGAGGACAGGCAGCAGGCCCTTGACGCCGGAATGAACGGCCATATCTCCAAGCCTATTGACCTCCGTGAGCTGTATAATATTCTTGAAAAGTATTTAGCGTAAAAAAGTCCTGCCCGTAGGACTTAAAGGCTGTCTACACAGCCATCATCCCCGCAAGCCATACACTGGCCATGATCCCTGCAAGCGTTGCCAGCAGGGCACCAGGTATGGTGTAGCGGGTATTTTTAACTTTTGCGGCAATAAAATAGACGGACACTGTATAGAAAATTGTCTCTGTACAGGACATCATCACAGATGCGATGAGTCCGATCCTGGAGTCCGTCCCAAACTCTTTGAAAATGTCCAGCACAAGCCCTGTGGCCGCACTGGAGGAGAACATTTTCACTATGGTCAGCGGCACCAGCTGCGCAGGAAATCCCACCGCGCCTGTGAGCCTGCCAAGCTGTCCTCCCAGCATATCCAGAAATCCCGATGCCCGCAGAACCCCCACTGCCACCATTAATCCTATCAGGGTGGGAAGGATCTGCACAACTGTTTTCAGACCATCCTTTGCGCCTTTTACAAAATCCTCGTACACATCACATTTCATCAGGATACCGAATCCCACTATGTAAAACAGAATAAGCGGAATGATAACTTCCGACAAAAAGAGTAAAACCCTCATATACTCACCGGCTGTCCCGTCTTTCTTCTAGTTTACGCAATAACAGCCAAAAAAAGTACCTGCACCGCATCCGTTCAGCCGATCACTT is a window encoding:
- the hisG gene encoding ATP phosphoribosyltransferase produces the protein MKPIRIALTKGRLESKTIDMLERLGYDCTNARKKGRKLIMPIGDGEIEVVLAKAADVVTYVESGVCDMGVVGKDTIMEKGGTFYEVADLGFGKCRFALAVVKGKNLYEGYHNLTIASKYVNVAKNFFEQKSMDVDIVKIEGSVELAPVLGLADAIVDIVETGTTLKENGLVVAEDVCPVSARLIVNIASMKLRKKEIESLIDKMENDVQKRRAKEA
- the hisZ gene encoding ATP phosphoribosyltransferase regulatory subunit, whose amino-acid sequence is MRYYDKVTPDGTKDLLFGECDQRSQVTKTLKDLFGAQGYRRVMTPALEFYDVFGKAAKYLPKESMYKLTDHKGRLMVLRPDCTVPAARLAATRLKGMPMPLRLFYNQNIYRMFPELKGKSTEINQVGIELIGGVPLRSDLEVVELASRSLDIISGGKYRLELCHIGYFKAIMDSLDVDEDTKEDIRFQIEQKNYASLTDMLGQYQDSRAAQALLKLPRLFGGSEVFEKAYELFDENGARESLDYLKTIYEYLQTLGLGDKVIIDLGLVNLAEYYTDLIFRGYFRGIGEQVLSGGRYDTLIKEFGEDHCSVGFCINVDLASQKVQPMPEAIPEILVFAPDMKFLSKAVHHRRTLEDQGVLTENCVFDTMEEAFDYAKMRGIPKVHLVGEDITVCLTRKN
- a CDS encoding ATP-binding protein, with protein sequence MNKKRKIYILGSALAVVLVIIIAFYFFHQIRLGVQDDNLSNLSAFGTQLDAHFNEMNDKYFSLLENCLATVHSSSYDSREDILDYFKDRHDIWNYRTAGVMDKKGEYVTIDGDTGRLKDLSFTEENAGYIDNDSMSIVNFGIGDELLYYVELKEGMDAASEIAGIFITPAFDELEYLLALNVYTEEGYATVIDQEGDILLKPHYEYNMMVTDNFLDSLALSDQGGVKPNIQLEQDMAARESGSLIFSRMGRRSYLVYMPVGSSSWYLLVTVPAHVLETTARSFRNFIIAAILVTIVLLLFFCTIHFTGRQHIIDEKNREILSKEQISKQRLETALEEAKRANQAKSVFLSNMSHDIRTPMNAIIGMTRIALSHIDKKEKVRDCLVKISASSAHLLSLINDVLDMSRIESGRLTLNSEQFNLKDLMDTLIGIIQPQISSGHFDFTVDMNDVEHLDLIGDPLRFKQLFLNIVGNSVKFTDPGGRIAVKVQELPSPSEDPVRLRFIFSDTGIGMSPEFLKRMFQPFERSDVPRASQMEGTGLGMAITKNITELMKGSIRAESKEGEGTTFYIELPFQKGAPQPYHPDPFKELSLPQSAASDSGHTGKDTDYSNRHLLLVEDNELNLEIAKELISATNVQIDTAVNGQEALDKVSSSAPGYYSLVLMDIRMPIMDGYEACRRIRRINRPDLQDLPVIAMTADAFAEDRQQALDAGMNGHISKPIDLRELYNILEKYLA
- a CDS encoding spore maturation protein; the encoded protein is MRVLLFLSEVIIPLILFYIVGFGILMKCDVYEDFVKGAKDGLKTVVQILPTLIGLMVAVGVLRASGFLDMLGGQLGRLTGAVGFPAQLVPLTIVKMFSSSAATGLVLDIFKEFGTDSRIGLIASVMMSCTETIFYTVSVYFIAAKVKNTRYTIPGALLATLAGIMASVWLAGMMAV